The DNA sequence TTAAAGTTAGTATACCGATCTATAGATTACGAGGAAGAGTATTAGGGCTAATTGGGTTTGGCAAAATCCCACAAACTTTAGCCTTAAAAGCTCAAGCATTTGGTTTAAAAGTTGTTGCTTATGATCCCTATGTCCCTTCAAATGTAGCCGAAGAGTATAATGTTGAGTTGTTGGAGTTAAAAGACCTATGTTCGATGTCTGATTTTATTTCGGTTCATGCTCCTTTAATGGATGCAACACAAGGAATGATTAGCGACGAACAGTTTAATGTCATGAAAAAAGAAGCGTTTATTATTAATACCGCTAGAGGTCCAGTGATTGATGAGCAAGCTCTTATTCGTGCCTTGCAACTTGAAAGAATAGCAGGAGCAGCTTTGGATGTATTAGAGGAAGAACCAATTCCGTCAAATAGTCCATTGCTTGCTATGGATAATGTCATTCTCAATCCACATGCAGCTTGGTATTCAGAAGAAGCTCAAATAGAGTTGAAAAGAAAAACGGCACAAAATGTAGTGGATGTCTTAACTGGATTTTATCCAACTTATTTATATAATAGAGAAATTAAAGAGAAAATGAACTTAAAAGAGAAATAGGTTTGGAAATGTGATTGGTCAGAAGAAGGTGACAGAAGGTATTTCTACTGATAAGTGTCGATAGATGTCAAAAGATGATGAAATATTCTGAAATTTTATTCGATTTACTATTGATATATTATTCCAGATTAGAGTATTATTTATTTGAGCTAAATTTATCAGAACTGAGTTTTATAATATAAAACATATTATATTTTTGAGAAGGGGTGATATGTAGCAAGTTTTGTCCTGGCTAGTAGTCTATTATTAAAAAATCGGGGAGGGTTACGAATGAAAAAGATTGTTAGTTTACTAATGCTTGTCTTTTTACTGTTACTATTAGCTGCTTGTGGTGGTGGGAGTGGTACGACATCGACCGACAATAATAATGACCAAGAAACAGAGACAGATGCTTCAGAACCTGCTGACGAGGAAAATGAAAGCGCTTCAAATATCACTGGGGAACAACAGACTCTTAGAGTGAGTATTGGAGTTAATGATAAACATCCGCAATATGAGGGAGCTTTGAAATTTAAAGAGATTGTTGAAAGCAAAACGGATGATTTTGTAGTGGAAGTTTATCATTCTGGGCAGGTTGCTGATGACCGTTCGGCAATTGAAATGTTGCAGTTTGGTACGTTAGAAATTACCATTCCGTCAACATCTCCTCTAGTAAACTTTGTAAAGGAATATGGAGTGTTTGATTTACCATTTACGATTCCTAGTGGGGAAGTGGCTGACCAAGTGTTAGATGGTCCATTCGGGGATAAAATGTTTGACCTGTTAGGAGACCAACAGTTAGTCGGATTAGCTTGGTGGGAAAATGGATTCCGTAACTTAACGAACAGTGTTCGTCCTGTAGAAAAAGTAGAGGACTTACAAGGTCTTAAAATCCGTACGATGGAAAATGAGATTCATTTAGATGCATGGAGAGAATTAGGTGCAAACCCAACTCCAATGGCGTTCCCTGAGTTATTTGCGGCAATGCAACAAGGAACAGTGGACGGCCAGGAAAATCCTTATCCAACCATTGAGTTAAGTAATTTCTATGAGGTTCAAGATTACTTATCAAGTACCGGGCATGTATATACACCTTTTATCTTCTTGTTCAGTAAATCAATTTGGGATGAGTTAACCGCTGACCAACAAACGATTATAAGAGAAGCTGCTTTAGAAGCAGGTCAGTTTAACCGCCAGCGAAACCGTGAGGCTAATGAATCTAGCTTAGAAGCTTTGAAAGAACATATGACGTTTAGTGAAATTTCTCCGGAAGAGCATCAACGTTTTCAAGATACGATTTTACCTGTTATTGAAAAGCATGCAGATAATATTGGTAAAGACATTGTAGATGACTTTTTAGAAGAAATCGCGAAACACCAATAGAAAACACAAGTAAGGGTAGTAGAGGTGATGGCGATGCTCACCTCTTACACCTTACTACATTTCTAAAGGAAGGAAGGGAGGAATTATGCTAGTACTTAAATGGTTGGATGAGCATATCGAAGAAGTATTTCTAGTTTTGTTTTCTGCTGTTATGGTTGTTGTTATTTTTTTACAAGTGTTTATGCGATATGTTATGGAAAATTCACTTTCTTGGTCAGAGGAATTAGCTAGATTTTGTTTTATTTGGCTCGTTTATATAGGCATTAGTTATGGCGTAAAAAAGCAGCGTCACATCAAAGTGGATGCGCTTTTATTACTTTTTAAGGAAAAGGGCAAATTAGTTTTTAACATTATCTCGAATTTATTATTTTTAGCTTTTGCTATTTTTGTTGTTTTTTACGGTTATGATATGTCGCAAAAATTATTACAATTCGGTCAAACCTCACCTGCGTTAAAAATCCCAATGGGGTTTGTATATTTAGCTGCACCCGTTGGTATGGCTCTCACTTCCATTCGACTCATTCAACATCTTATTAAACAAAGTAAAACATTGCTTGGTAAGGGCGATTTTGAAGTAAAAACAGAGTTTGATAGGTTGTTAGAGGAGGAGGGCAATAAAGGATGACATCTATCATATTATTTGGTCTGTTTGTCCTGTTTTTGTTCTTAAGTGTTCCAATCGGAATTGCTCTTGGTTTAGCTACATTAGGAACGTTACTTTTTATGGGTAACTTACCCCTTGAATTTTTAGCTAAGGAGCTTGTTACCTCTATTGACTCGTTCCCTTTAATGGCTGTTCCTTTTTTTATTCTTGCTGGTGAAATTATGGGAAAGGGAGGGATATCGGACCGATTATTCCGAGTGGCCAATTCTATTGTCGGGAATAAAACAGGAGGATTTGCAATTGCTACTATTATTACCTGTATGTTTTTTGCGGCCATTTCAGGTTCAGGTCCGGCTACCGTTGCAGCTATTGGTGGAATTATGATTCCAGCCATGGCACGTCAAGGATACGATAAGAGGTTTGCAACAGCACTTGTTTGTGCTGCTGGTTCTTTAGGAGTCATCATCCCTCCTAGTATTCCAATGGTAATCTATGGTGTGGCGGGTAGTGTGTCTATTGGTGATATGTTTATTGCAGGAATAATCCCAGGACTTTTGGTGGGTTTTGCCTTGATGGTATATGCCTATATCCATTCAAGGAAAATGGGCTACACAGGAACTAGTGAAAAGACGTCATTACTCCTTATCGTAAAATCAATCTGGGAAGCCAAATGGGCATTGTTAATCCCAATTATTATACTAGGTGGTATTTATGGCGGTGTGTTTACTCCGACTGAAGCTGCTGTAATTGCTGTCGTATATGGGTTAGTAGCAGGCTTGCTTTTTTATAGAGAACTAAAAGTGAAAGACCTCCCAAAAGTATTCGCGGATTCAGCATTAACGACAGCTACAATTTTAATCATCGTAGGAACAGCGACTGCTTTTGGTAGACTTTTAACGATTGAACAAATTCCAAATCAAATTGCTCAATTTATGTTATCTATTTCTGACAACCCAATCGTTATCATTTTGTTAATTACCTTACTCTTATTGATTGTAGGTTGTTTTATGGATACCCTTGCCGCAATCATTATTCTAACACCTATTTTATTACCAATTGCTATAAATATCGGTTATGATCCGATTCACTTTGGCATTATCATGATTGTTAATTTGGCTATTGGATTTATTACACCACCATTAGGAGTAAATTTATTTGTAGGTTCTGGAATTTCTGGATTATCCATTGAAGTCTTATCAAGGGCGATTATCCCATTTTTTGTTGCCATGCTTATTACATTGTTCATTATTATCTTCTTACCTCAATTATCACTGTTTTTATTGGAATTTAAGGGGTAATTGTATAAAGCTTGATTTTAACGTGTTTTTGAAACAAATATAAAAAAGATTGTAGAGAAAATGGCTAAAAGTTGAGGGGCAACAAGAGTTTGCTGTAATATCAAACCTAGTAGAAATTAATAGTAAGGACGGTCAACATGTTTATATTATACAGCGCATTGATTGGTTTGTTTTTCCTCTCGATTTTCATTCATTCTTTCATTCTTGATTATTTGGTTGGATTTATGGCCATTTTAGCCATTCTGTTTTCGTTTAAAGATGCAAAAAAGTTATACCAAATCGCAGGTTCTGTTTTTATTTTAATCGCTCTTTTACTATTTAATGAGACAGGGCGCCCTTGGTATGAAATGCCGTTTTTAGCAACATCGACAGTTATTTTAATCGCTATCTTTTATGTTCTGCCTTTTATTAATAGCATTATTGTGATAGGGAGGTATGACCAGAGCGTCAACAAACTATTAAAAACGAAGAGTACCCACCTAGGACAGTTATACTACCGGGCATCCATTACAAGTTTTTTATTAGGGAGTTTTCTTAACATAGCTACGATTCCGTTAGTACAACAAGTACTTAAGAAAAACCTCAAGCACCTTGCAGGTAAGTTACAACACAAATTTATAAGTCAAACCATGCTTAGAGGGTATGCCCTATGTCTAGTATGGAGTCCAATGGAGATTTTAGTGGCGATCACTATAGATATTACAGGTGTTAGCTATTTGAAGTTACTGCCATGGATGCTCCTTTTCTCGGTTTTACTACTTGTAATCGATTGGGCAATTGGCTGGCGTTTTAAGAAGTATGCCACTGACCAGGGCCAAAAAAGCGAAGTTATGATAGGAAAGCGAAATATCCGAAAAATCATTATGATGTTGGTTTATTTAGCTTTATTTATAAGTACGATTATCGTGATTAGGGAATCATTTGAGTTGAATTTCCTAACAACAGTAGCTCTTGTAATTGTTCCTTATTCATTCTTATGGGCTTTTTCGATAAGGCGAATAAAGTCCTATACTCTGTATAGTGTAAAGATGTGGAAAACAAGAACAGCCAATTTACAAAACTACACGGTTTTATTTTTAAGTGTTGGTTTTTTCATAAGTGTGTTACGCGAATCAGGACATATTTCTATATTACAACAACCATTACTTTTGTTAGTTAATAACCCATTATTGTTATTTGTAATGATTCAGCTCTTATTTTTATCACTAGCCATGGTAGGGTTTCATCCATTGGTCGTGATTAGTATATTGGGTGAGATACTTGTTCCTGTATTGTCGATATTAAATCCTCTAAGTATAGGTATTGTTTTAATCACATCTAGCCTATCAACGATTATGGCTGGCCCATACAATATCACTGTATCTTTGACAGGGGTATTACTTGATGAAAATCCTTACCAGATTTCAATATGGAACTTAGGCTATGCTTTTCTGTTTAGTAGCATTGGAACAATAATGGCGTTATTTCTTTTATAAATGCTAAATGAGGAGAGTGGAGAAATACTATGAAAATCAAGTTTCCGAAAATTAACAACAAAGTTAATCCATATCGGGATAATGTTCAAGGTAAAGCGAATGAGCCCATTTGCGTAGCCGGATTACTGGATCGCTCAAAACAAATACTAGGTCCGCTATATGAGGGCGGAACTCCTGACTGGACATTAGAAGAAATTTATAATCGACTTGAAGAGAATGCTCCACGAATTGCCATCATAGGCGGTTCATCAGACCATCCCGCTCATATTATGGATTTTAAAACCTCAGCCCATGCCGCAATACGAATATGGGAAAATGGTGGAGTGCCTTTTTATTTTTCGACACCAGTGATGTGTGATGGTACGGCTCAAAGTAACCAAGGAATGAGCTATTCCCTTGAAAGTCGAAATGCGGTCGCTAAAATGGTTGTAAACCAAATGGAGTCACATAGTTATCATGGAGCTTTTATCATTCAAGGTTGTGATAAACAGCCACTTGGAGTCGTAAGTGCAATGGTTCATTTAGACCGTATTCGTCAATATCGAGGCGAAGCTCCAGTATTTGCTACGTTTGCACCTGCCCATGTATTACAGGGAGGTACGATACCGGATGTATTATTTAAAGAATTAGAAGATGTTGCGAGTCTTGCAGAAAAACAAGGGGATACAGACATCGCGTTTGACTTACGAGATGCGTTAGCTTATATTTTGCAATGTTCTTCGAATACCGCATTCCAAGGTGTGTTAGAACGTGCAACAGAACGTGGAATTATTACCAAAGAGGTTCATAAGGATTTTGAAAAAAGATTAGCAGTCGCCACATGTGATGGTAGTGGTGGAGTATGTGCTTTTAACGGGACTGGCAATAGCTCTAGACATTTAGTTGCAGGGATGGGATTGGTTCATCCTGAGTTAGAATTGTTAACAGAAGCTCCTAATCAACAACAAGTGAATGCTGCTGTTGATAGTTTAGCGCAAGTGATTAATAATCCGGTGTACGGTGCAGCGAATATTTTAGGAACAAACATTCGTAATGCGATTCGAATTCATAGTGCATCAGGTGGTTCAACAA is a window from the Bacillus alkalicellulosilyticus genome containing:
- a CDS encoding C-terminal binding protein is translated as MKRFKVVITDYEFATLAPEEEVLSQVDVEFIRVQCKTEEEVIEAAKEADALLNQYAPISRKVIENLPNLKVVSRYGVGVNTIDVEAATEHEVVVANVTDYCMDEVSDHAFALLLACARKIVVLNQEVKKQNWDFKVSIPIYRLRGRVLGLIGFGKIPQTLALKAQAFGLKVVAYDPYVPSNVAEEYNVELLELKDLCSMSDFISVHAPLMDATQGMISDEQFNVMKKEAFIINTARGPVIDEQALIRALQLERIAGAALDVLEEEPIPSNSPLLAMDNVILNPHAAWYSEEAQIELKRKTAQNVVDVLTGFYPTYLYNREIKEKMNLKEK
- a CDS encoding TRAP transporter substrate-binding protein, which gives rise to MKKIVSLLMLVFLLLLLAACGGGSGTTSTDNNNDQETETDASEPADEENESASNITGEQQTLRVSIGVNDKHPQYEGALKFKEIVESKTDDFVVEVYHSGQVADDRSAIEMLQFGTLEITIPSTSPLVNFVKEYGVFDLPFTIPSGEVADQVLDGPFGDKMFDLLGDQQLVGLAWWENGFRNLTNSVRPVEKVEDLQGLKIRTMENEIHLDAWRELGANPTPMAFPELFAAMQQGTVDGQENPYPTIELSNFYEVQDYLSSTGHVYTPFIFLFSKSIWDELTADQQTIIREAALEAGQFNRQRNREANESSLEALKEHMTFSEISPEEHQRFQDTILPVIEKHADNIGKDIVDDFLEEIAKHQ
- a CDS encoding TRAP transporter small permease, which codes for MLVLKWLDEHIEEVFLVLFSAVMVVVIFLQVFMRYVMENSLSWSEELARFCFIWLVYIGISYGVKKQRHIKVDALLLLFKEKGKLVFNIISNLLFLAFAIFVVFYGYDMSQKLLQFGQTSPALKIPMGFVYLAAPVGMALTSIRLIQHLIKQSKTLLGKGDFEVKTEFDRLLEEEGNKG
- a CDS encoding TRAP transporter large permease — its product is MTSIILFGLFVLFLFLSVPIGIALGLATLGTLLFMGNLPLEFLAKELVTSIDSFPLMAVPFFILAGEIMGKGGISDRLFRVANSIVGNKTGGFAIATIITCMFFAAISGSGPATVAAIGGIMIPAMARQGYDKRFATALVCAAGSLGVIIPPSIPMVIYGVAGSVSIGDMFIAGIIPGLLVGFALMVYAYIHSRKMGYTGTSEKTSLLLIVKSIWEAKWALLIPIIILGGIYGGVFTPTEAAVIAVVYGLVAGLLFYRELKVKDLPKVFADSALTTATILIIVGTATAFGRLLTIEQIPNQIAQFMLSISDNPIVIILLITLLLLIVGCFMDTLAAIIILTPILLPIAINIGYDPIHFGIIMIVNLAIGFITPPLGVNLFVGSGISGLSIEVLSRAIIPFFVAMLITLFIIIFLPQLSLFLLEFKG